A part of Synchiropus splendidus isolate RoL2022-P1 chromosome 19, RoL_Sspl_1.0, whole genome shotgun sequence genomic DNA contains:
- the cdipt gene encoding CDP-diacylglycerol--inositol 3-phosphatidyltransferase: protein MTENIFLFVPNLIGYARIVLALLSFYLMPFSPWNATFCYLLSSLLDSFDGHAARALNQSTKFGAMLDMLTDRCATMCLLVNLSLLYPSYTFLFQLSMCLDIASHWLHLHSSTVKGFSSHKTIDLSGNPVLRLYYTSKPVLFVMCMGNELFFCLLYVAHHLEQPAAWFFYLQVLCGIICVVKSLISLVHLVTASQNMAAMDAAERESAAKSH from the exons ATGACCGAGAACATCTTCCTGTTCGTGCCGAACCTGATTG GTTACGCCCGGATCGTCCTGGCACTGCTGTCCTTCTACCTCATGCCCTTCAGTCCCTGGAACGCCACCTTCTGCTACCTGCTGAGCAGCCTCCTGGACTCCTTTGACGGACACGCTGCCCGCGCACTGAACCAGT CCACCAAGTTTGGCGCCATGTTAGACATGCTGACCGACCGCTGCGCCACCATGTGTCTGCTGGTCAACCTGTCGCTGCTCTACCCGTCTTACACCTTCCTGTTCCAGCTCAGCATGTGTCTGGACATCGCCAGCCACTGGCTGCACCTGCACAG CTCCACCGTGAAAGGCTTCAGCAGCCACAAGACCATCGACCTCTCTGGCAACCCGGTCCTGAGACTGTACTACACCTCCAAG CCCGTGCTCTTCGTCATGTGCATGGGAAATGAGCTCttcttctgcctgctgtacgTGGCCCATCACCTGGAGCAACCTGCTG CGTGGTTCTTCTACCTGCAGGTGTTGTGCGGCATCATCTGTGTGGTCAAGTCCCTCATCAGTCTGGTCCACCTGGTGACCGCCTCGCAGAACATGGCCGCCATGGACGCGGCCGAGCGAGAGAGCGCCGCCAAGTCCCACTGA
- the taok2a gene encoding serine/threonine-protein kinase TAO2 isoform X1, protein MPASARAGNLKDPDLADLFCKDDPEKLFADLREIGHGSFGAVYFARDVRNNEVVAIKKMSYSGKQTNEKWQDIIKEVKFLQKLRHPNTIEYRGCYLREHTAWLVMEYCLGSASDLLEVHKKPLQEVEIAAITHGALQGLAYLHSHNMIHRDVKAGNILLTEPGQVKLGDFGSASIVAPANSFVGTPYWMAPEVILAMDEGQYDGKVDVWSLGITTIELAERKPPLFNMNAMSALYHIAQNESPVLQSNHWSDSFRNFVDSCLQKIPQDRPTSDVLLNHRFLCRERPLTAVMDLIARTKDAVRELDNLQYRKMKKILFQETQQNGPVSEGGEEEEEVEAYLLRSGTVNSLESSQSVPSMSISASSQSSSVNSLADASDDSSEMMMLQEGETTVTSNSSIIHRPSGPDNIYDDPYQPEMEPPQAPSAGRRRAYYRNRDHFATIRTASLVTRQIQEHEQGSALREQMSGYKRMRRQHQKQLMGLENKLKAEMDEHQLKLDKELENQRTSFSTESDKLVKKHQAILDKETKAALAEEKKFQQHILGQQKKELTSLLDSQKRQYRQRKEQLKEELNENQSTPKREKQEWLVRQKECLQQMQAEEEAGLLRRQRQYYELQCRQYKRKMLLARHNLEQDLLREDLNKKQTQKDLECAMLLRHHESTQELEFRQLGSVQRTRAELIRTQHQTELTNQMEYNKRREQELRQKHTVEVRQQPKSLKTKELQIKRQFQETCKIQTRQYKALRNHLLENTPKCDHKVVLKRLKEEQTRKLAILAEQYDHSVNDMLSTQAVSKLRLDETQEAEYQVLHMQLQQELELLNAYQSKIKIHTDGQHEREVKELEQRVSIRRALLEQRIEEEMLSLQNERSDRIRTLLERQAHEIEAFDSESMRLGFSNMALSGIPAEAYNQGYPTPSPSSGSSGWPSRPVPRSGGHWSHSVQNSVATPSWRSQNHGGSFSRAESVTSSHGFGRDGDSGKSGRSHLPPSHQQHYLPQHYQHHQSTPHLYREERETRDHTREWAGGVGHYSHHSQGHHHLSSHGSSQSLAMLPPPPPPPPLSRTSSPPSSASSSSSSQGGYGGVPLGVRGGGMMALRNSPQPLRRTASGGPGGPGSDGGLSRSTSVTSHISNGSHLSYS, encoded by the exons ATGCCGGCGAGTGCTCGTGCGGGCAATCTCAAGGACCCGGATCTGGCAGATCTCTTCTGCAAGGATGATCCAGAGAAGCTGTTCGCTGACCTCCGGGAAATTGGACATGGCAGCTTTGGCGCCGTGTACTTT gCCCGGGACGTCCGCAACAACGAGGTGGTGGCCATTAAGAAGATGTCGTACAGCGGCAAACAGACCAATGAG AAATGGCAGGACATTATCAAGGAGGTGAAGTTCCTGCAGAAGCTGCGTCACCCAAACACCATCGAGTACCGTGGCTGCTACCTGAGGGAGCACACAGCATGG cTGGTGATGGAGTACTGCCTGGGCTCAGCCTCTGACCTGCTGGAGG TTCACAAGAAGCCACTACAGGAAGTGGAGATTGCTGCTATAACCCATGGAGCGCTGCAGGGGCTGGCCTACCTGCACTCCCACAACATGATCCACAG GGACGTGAAGGCTGGGAACATCCTGCTGACAGAACCAGGTCAGGTCAAACTGGGCGACTTTGGTTCCGCCTCCATTGTGGCCCCAGCCAACTCGTTTGTCGGGACGCCGTACTG GATGGCACCGGAGGTGATTCTGGCCATGGACGAGGGTCAGTACGATGGGAAAGTGGACGTCTGGTCACTGGGGATCACCACAATAGAACTTG ctgagAGGAAACCCCCGCTCTTCAACATGAACGCGATGAGTGCCTTATATCACATCGCACAGAACGAGAGTCCGGTTTTGCAGTCCAACCACTG GTCCGATTCTTTCCGTAACTTCGTGGACTCGTGTCTCCAGAAGATCCCTCAGGACCGGCCCACCTCAGACGTGCTGCTCAAT CATCGCTTCCTGTGCCGAGAGCGTCCCCTGACCGCCGTCATGGACCTGATCGCCAGAACTAAAGATGCTGTCCGTGAACTGGACAACCTGCAGTATCGCAAGATGAAGAAGATTCTGTTCCAGGAGACACAGCAGAACGGCCCTGTGTCTGAggggggggaggaggaagag GAGGTGGAGGCTTACCTGCTGCGCAGCGGCACGGTCAACAGTCTGGAGTCGTCCCAGTCCGTCCCCTCCATGTCCATATCCGCCAGCTCCCAGAGCAGCTCAGTCAACAGTCTGGCTGACGCCTCAGATGACAGCAGCGAGATGATGATGCTGCAGGAGGGAGAGACCACGGTCACCTCCAACAGCTCCATCATACACAGACCCTCG GGTCCAGACAACATCTACGATGACCCCTACCAGCCGGAGATGGAACCACCTCAGGCGCCATCGGCCGGGCGCCGTCGAGCGTACTACCGCAACAGAGACCACTTTGCAACCATTCGGACAGCCTCACTG gtGACCCGGCAGATCCAGGAGCACGAGCAGGGCTCTGCCCTGCGGGAGCAGATGTCGGGCTACAAGCGGATGCGACGGCAGCACCAGAAGCAGCTTATGGGTTTGGAGAACAAGCTGAAGGCCGAGATGGACGAGCACCAGCTGAAACTGGACAAGGAGCTGGAGAACCAGAGGACCAGCTTCTCCACTGAGTCTGACAAGCTGGTGAAGAAGCACCAAGCCATACTGGACAAGGAG ACGAAAGCTGCTCTGGCTGAGGAGAAGAAGTTCCAGCAGCACATCCTCGGTcagcagaagaaggagctcaCCAGCTTGCTGGACTCCCAAAAGAGACAGTACCGGCAGCGCAAGGAGCAGCTGAAagag GAGCTGAATGAGAACCAGTCCACCCCGAAGAGGGAGAAGCAGGAGTGGCTGGTGCGGCAGAAGGAGTGCCTGCAGCAGAtgcaggcggaggaggaggcggggctgCTGCGGCGCCAGAGGCAGTATTACGAGCTGCAGTGTCGCCAGTACAAGAGGAAGATGCTGCTGGCGCGACATAACCTGGAGCAGGACCTGCTGCGAGAG GACCTGAACAAGAAGCAGACTCAGAAGGACCTGGAGTGTGCCATGCTGCTGCGACACCACGAGTCCACCCAGGAGCTGGAGTTCCGTCAGCTGGGCTCGGTGCAGAGGACCCGGGCTGAGCTGATACGGACCCAGCACCAGACCGAGCTCACTAACCAGATGGAGTATAACAAGCGGCGCGAGCAGGAGCTGCGGCAGAAGCACACCGTGGAGGTCCGGCAGCAGCCCAAGAGCCTGAAG ACCAAAGAGCTGCAGATCAAGCGTCAGTTCCAGGAGACCTGCAAGATCCAGACCCGGCAGTACAAGGCCCTGAGGAACCATCTCCTGGAGAACACGCCCAAGTGTGACCACAAGGTGGTGCTGAAGCGGCTGAAGGAAGAGCAGACGCGTAAGCTGGCCATCCTGGCCGAGCAGTATGACCACTCTGTCAACGACATGCTGTCCACGCAGGCTGTGAGTAAG CTGCGTCTGGATGAGACCCAGGAGGCAGAGTACCAGGTGCTGcacatgcagctgcagcaggagctggagctgctcaACGCCTACCAGAGCAAGATCAAGATCCACACGGATGGTCAGCACGAGCGCGAGGTCAAGGAGCTGGAGCAGCGCGTGTCCATCCGCCGAGCCCTGCTGGAGCAACGG ATCGAGGAGGAGATGCTGTCCCTGCAGAACGAGCGGTCGGATCGGATCCGGACTCTGCTGGAGCGCCAGGCGCACGAGATCGAGGCCTTTGACTCGGAAAGCATGCGCCTAGGTTTCAGTAACATGGCGCTGAGCGGGATCCCCGCCGAGGCCTACAACCAAGGCTACCCCACGCCCAGCCCCTCCTCCGGCTCCAGCGGCTGGCCATCACGACCCGTCCCGCGCTCAGGGGGCCACTGGAGCCACAGCGTCCAGAACTCTGTGGCCACGCCGTCCTGGCGCAGTCAGAACCACGGAGGGAGCTTCAGCCGAGCCGAGTCCGTCACCTCATCGCACGGCTTCGGACGAGATGGAGATTCTGGTAAAAGTGGCCGAAGTCACCTGCCCCCCTCCCACCAGCAGCACTACCTCCCCCAGCATTACCAGCACCATCAGAGCACGCCTCACCTCTACCGCGAGGAGCGCGAGACCCGCGACCACACCCGGGAGTGGGCAGGCGGCGTCGGCCATTACTCACACCACTCGCAGGGCCACCACCACCTATCGTCTCACGGCTCCTCGCAGTCTCTGGCCATGCTGCCCCCtccaccgccgccgcctcccctCTCACGCACCTCGTCCCCCCCGTCCTCCGCCTCATCTTCCTCGTCCTCTCAGGGCGGCTACGGGGGCGTGCCACTAGGGGTCAGAGGCGGTGGCATGATGGCGCTCAGGAACAGCCCGCAGCCGCTGCGCAGGACGGCTTCGGGAGGTCCGGGGGGCCCCGGGAGTGACGGTGGGCTGAGTCGCAGCACGTCTGTGACCTCCCACATTTCCAACGGCTCCCACCTGTCGTACTCCTGA
- the taok2a gene encoding serine/threonine-protein kinase TAO2 isoform X2, with the protein MPASARAGNLKDPDLADLFCKDDPEKLFADLREIGHGSFGAVYFARDVRNNEVVAIKKMSYSGKQTNEKWQDIIKEVKFLQKLRHPNTIEYRGCYLREHTAWLVMEYCLGSASDLLEVHKKPLQEVEIAAITHGALQGLAYLHSHNMIHRDVKAGNILLTEPGQVKLGDFGSASIVAPANSFVGTPYWMAPEVILAMDEGQYDGKVDVWSLGITTIELAERKPPLFNMNAMSALYHIAQNESPVLQSNHWSDSFRNFVDSCLQKIPQDRPTSDVLLNHRFLCRERPLTAVMDLIARTKDAVRELDNLQYRKMKKILFQETQQNGPVSEGGEEEEEVEAYLLRSGTVNSLESSQSVPSMSISASSQSSSVNSLADASDDSSEMMMLQEGETTVTSNSSIIHRPSGPDNIYDDPYQPEMEPPQAPSAGRRRAYYRNRDHFATIRTASLVTRQIQEHEQGSALREQMSGYKRMRRQHQKQLMGLENKLKAEMDEHQLKLDKELENQRTSFSTESDKLVKKHQAILDKETKAALAEEKKFQQHILGQQKKELTSLLDSQKRQYRQRKEQLKEELNENQSTPKREKQEWLVRQKECLQQMQAEEEAGLLRRQRQYYELQCRQYKRKMLLARHNLEQDLLREDLNKKQTQKDLECAMLLRHHESTQELEFRQLGSVQRTRAELIRTQHQTELTNQMEYNKRREQELRQKHTVEVRQQPKSLKTKELQIKRQFQETCKIQTRQYKALRNHLLENTPKCDHKVVLKRLKEEQTRKLAILAEQYDHSVNDMLSTQALRLDETQEAEYQVLHMQLQQELELLNAYQSKIKIHTDGQHEREVKELEQRVSIRRALLEQRIEEEMLSLQNERSDRIRTLLERQAHEIEAFDSESMRLGFSNMALSGIPAEAYNQGYPTPSPSSGSSGWPSRPVPRSGGHWSHSVQNSVATPSWRSQNHGGSFSRAESVTSSHGFGRDGDSGKSGRSHLPPSHQQHYLPQHYQHHQSTPHLYREERETRDHTREWAGGVGHYSHHSQGHHHLSSHGSSQSLAMLPPPPPPPPLSRTSSPPSSASSSSSSQGGYGGVPLGVRGGGMMALRNSPQPLRRTASGGPGGPGSDGGLSRSTSVTSHISNGSHLSYS; encoded by the exons ATGCCGGCGAGTGCTCGTGCGGGCAATCTCAAGGACCCGGATCTGGCAGATCTCTTCTGCAAGGATGATCCAGAGAAGCTGTTCGCTGACCTCCGGGAAATTGGACATGGCAGCTTTGGCGCCGTGTACTTT gCCCGGGACGTCCGCAACAACGAGGTGGTGGCCATTAAGAAGATGTCGTACAGCGGCAAACAGACCAATGAG AAATGGCAGGACATTATCAAGGAGGTGAAGTTCCTGCAGAAGCTGCGTCACCCAAACACCATCGAGTACCGTGGCTGCTACCTGAGGGAGCACACAGCATGG cTGGTGATGGAGTACTGCCTGGGCTCAGCCTCTGACCTGCTGGAGG TTCACAAGAAGCCACTACAGGAAGTGGAGATTGCTGCTATAACCCATGGAGCGCTGCAGGGGCTGGCCTACCTGCACTCCCACAACATGATCCACAG GGACGTGAAGGCTGGGAACATCCTGCTGACAGAACCAGGTCAGGTCAAACTGGGCGACTTTGGTTCCGCCTCCATTGTGGCCCCAGCCAACTCGTTTGTCGGGACGCCGTACTG GATGGCACCGGAGGTGATTCTGGCCATGGACGAGGGTCAGTACGATGGGAAAGTGGACGTCTGGTCACTGGGGATCACCACAATAGAACTTG ctgagAGGAAACCCCCGCTCTTCAACATGAACGCGATGAGTGCCTTATATCACATCGCACAGAACGAGAGTCCGGTTTTGCAGTCCAACCACTG GTCCGATTCTTTCCGTAACTTCGTGGACTCGTGTCTCCAGAAGATCCCTCAGGACCGGCCCACCTCAGACGTGCTGCTCAAT CATCGCTTCCTGTGCCGAGAGCGTCCCCTGACCGCCGTCATGGACCTGATCGCCAGAACTAAAGATGCTGTCCGTGAACTGGACAACCTGCAGTATCGCAAGATGAAGAAGATTCTGTTCCAGGAGACACAGCAGAACGGCCCTGTGTCTGAggggggggaggaggaagag GAGGTGGAGGCTTACCTGCTGCGCAGCGGCACGGTCAACAGTCTGGAGTCGTCCCAGTCCGTCCCCTCCATGTCCATATCCGCCAGCTCCCAGAGCAGCTCAGTCAACAGTCTGGCTGACGCCTCAGATGACAGCAGCGAGATGATGATGCTGCAGGAGGGAGAGACCACGGTCACCTCCAACAGCTCCATCATACACAGACCCTCG GGTCCAGACAACATCTACGATGACCCCTACCAGCCGGAGATGGAACCACCTCAGGCGCCATCGGCCGGGCGCCGTCGAGCGTACTACCGCAACAGAGACCACTTTGCAACCATTCGGACAGCCTCACTG gtGACCCGGCAGATCCAGGAGCACGAGCAGGGCTCTGCCCTGCGGGAGCAGATGTCGGGCTACAAGCGGATGCGACGGCAGCACCAGAAGCAGCTTATGGGTTTGGAGAACAAGCTGAAGGCCGAGATGGACGAGCACCAGCTGAAACTGGACAAGGAGCTGGAGAACCAGAGGACCAGCTTCTCCACTGAGTCTGACAAGCTGGTGAAGAAGCACCAAGCCATACTGGACAAGGAG ACGAAAGCTGCTCTGGCTGAGGAGAAGAAGTTCCAGCAGCACATCCTCGGTcagcagaagaaggagctcaCCAGCTTGCTGGACTCCCAAAAGAGACAGTACCGGCAGCGCAAGGAGCAGCTGAAagag GAGCTGAATGAGAACCAGTCCACCCCGAAGAGGGAGAAGCAGGAGTGGCTGGTGCGGCAGAAGGAGTGCCTGCAGCAGAtgcaggcggaggaggaggcggggctgCTGCGGCGCCAGAGGCAGTATTACGAGCTGCAGTGTCGCCAGTACAAGAGGAAGATGCTGCTGGCGCGACATAACCTGGAGCAGGACCTGCTGCGAGAG GACCTGAACAAGAAGCAGACTCAGAAGGACCTGGAGTGTGCCATGCTGCTGCGACACCACGAGTCCACCCAGGAGCTGGAGTTCCGTCAGCTGGGCTCGGTGCAGAGGACCCGGGCTGAGCTGATACGGACCCAGCACCAGACCGAGCTCACTAACCAGATGGAGTATAACAAGCGGCGCGAGCAGGAGCTGCGGCAGAAGCACACCGTGGAGGTCCGGCAGCAGCCCAAGAGCCTGAAG ACCAAAGAGCTGCAGATCAAGCGTCAGTTCCAGGAGACCTGCAAGATCCAGACCCGGCAGTACAAGGCCCTGAGGAACCATCTCCTGGAGAACACGCCCAAGTGTGACCACAAGGTGGTGCTGAAGCGGCTGAAGGAAGAGCAGACGCGTAAGCTGGCCATCCTGGCCGAGCAGTATGACCACTCTGTCAACGACATGCTGTCCACGCAGGCT CTGCGTCTGGATGAGACCCAGGAGGCAGAGTACCAGGTGCTGcacatgcagctgcagcaggagctggagctgctcaACGCCTACCAGAGCAAGATCAAGATCCACACGGATGGTCAGCACGAGCGCGAGGTCAAGGAGCTGGAGCAGCGCGTGTCCATCCGCCGAGCCCTGCTGGAGCAACGG ATCGAGGAGGAGATGCTGTCCCTGCAGAACGAGCGGTCGGATCGGATCCGGACTCTGCTGGAGCGCCAGGCGCACGAGATCGAGGCCTTTGACTCGGAAAGCATGCGCCTAGGTTTCAGTAACATGGCGCTGAGCGGGATCCCCGCCGAGGCCTACAACCAAGGCTACCCCACGCCCAGCCCCTCCTCCGGCTCCAGCGGCTGGCCATCACGACCCGTCCCGCGCTCAGGGGGCCACTGGAGCCACAGCGTCCAGAACTCTGTGGCCACGCCGTCCTGGCGCAGTCAGAACCACGGAGGGAGCTTCAGCCGAGCCGAGTCCGTCACCTCATCGCACGGCTTCGGACGAGATGGAGATTCTGGTAAAAGTGGCCGAAGTCACCTGCCCCCCTCCCACCAGCAGCACTACCTCCCCCAGCATTACCAGCACCATCAGAGCACGCCTCACCTCTACCGCGAGGAGCGCGAGACCCGCGACCACACCCGGGAGTGGGCAGGCGGCGTCGGCCATTACTCACACCACTCGCAGGGCCACCACCACCTATCGTCTCACGGCTCCTCGCAGTCTCTGGCCATGCTGCCCCCtccaccgccgccgcctcccctCTCACGCACCTCGTCCCCCCCGTCCTCCGCCTCATCTTCCTCGTCCTCTCAGGGCGGCTACGGGGGCGTGCCACTAGGGGTCAGAGGCGGTGGCATGATGGCGCTCAGGAACAGCCCGCAGCCGCTGCGCAGGACGGCTTCGGGAGGTCCGGGGGGCCCCGGGAGTGACGGTGGGCTGAGTCGCAGCACGTCTGTGACCTCCCACATTTCCAACGGCTCCCACCTGTCGTACTCCTGA